From a region of the Candidatus Brocadia sp. genome:
- the rplN gene encoding 50S ribosomal protein L14, whose protein sequence is MIMEQTKLDIADNSGAKRATCIKVLGGTSRKYATVGDIIVAAVKKAIPDGVVKKGDVVKGVVVRTKKNIRRDDGSYLKFDKNAIVIIDNDGNPKGTRIFGAVARELRQKNFMKIISLAAEVV, encoded by the coding sequence ATGATAATGGAGCAAACAAAACTTGATATTGCAGATAACAGTGGCGCAAAAAGAGCAACATGCATCAAGGTGCTTGGCGGAACAAGCAGAAAGTATGCAACGGTAGGGGATATAATCGTTGCGGCAGTAAAGAAGGCGATTCCTGATGGAGTGGTAAAAAAAGGTGATGTTGTAAAGGGAGTTGTTGTTCGTACCAAAAAGAATATTCGGAGAGACGACGGGTCGTATTTAAAATTCGATAAGAATGCTATTGTCATCATTGATAATGACGGCAACCCTAAAGGAACTCGCATTTTTGGTGCAGTTGCAAGAGAACTTCGTCAAAAAAATTTTATGAAGATAATATCTCTGGCTGCGGAAGTAGTTTAG
- the rplW gene encoding 50S ribosomal protein L23, translating to MDAYHIIKRPLRTEKSVADGARTNSYHFEVDLKANKIQIKEAVEKFFNVKVADVRTLVKKGKQRRVRFKIGRTKDWKKAIVTLKEGNAIDLGY from the coding sequence ATGGATGCATATCACATTATTAAAAGACCTTTACGCACAGAGAAGAGTGTTGCTGACGGTGCGAGGACAAATTCTTATCATTTTGAAGTTGATTTAAAGGCTAATAAAATTCAGATTAAGGAAGCAGTGGAAAAATTTTTTAATGTTAAAGTTGCGGATGTGAGAACACTGGTCAAGAAAGGGAAGCAGAGAAGGGTAAGATTTAAAATTGGCAGAACGAAGGATTGGAAGAAGGCAATTGTGACCCTTAAAGAAGGAAATGCAATCGATCTTGGTTATTAG
- the rplV gene encoding 50S ribosomal protein L22, with protein sequence MEFRSSYRYARISPRKARYVIDLVRGKSVNDALRILRVTHKRSSYMIDKVIRAAIAAASENLNVDIDSLYVAQALVDAGPTRRWQRTRPRGMSARILKRTSHITVVLSEK encoded by the coding sequence ATGGAATTCAGATCCAGTTATAGATATGCAAGAATATCGCCGCGAAAGGCGCGTTACGTTATCGATCTTGTCCGCGGGAAATCGGTAAATGACGCGTTAAGGATTTTGAGAGTAACTCATAAGCGGTCGTCTTATATGATCGATAAAGTGATAAGGGCAGCAATAGCCGCTGCAAGTGAAAATTTGAATGTAGATATTGATTCTCTTTATGTTGCGCAGGCGCTTGTAGACGCTGGACCAACGAGAAGATGGCAACGTACCAGACCACGCGGTATGTCCGCCCGTATTTTAAAACGCACCAGTCACATTACGGTTGTGTTGTCTGAAAAATAA
- the rpsC gene encoding 30S ribosomal protein S3, with product MGQKVCPIGLRLGITQGWKSIWYADKKDFGALLVEDQKIRKIIKKSYGFAGIPCIAIERTRQDAKITLHTARPGLIIGRKGAEVDKLKDEIQRFIGREVVIKIKEITRPELYAQLVAENIAEQLEKRAAFRRAMKKAMDSSVDAGAKGVKMQVAGRLGGAEIARTEKMSFGSVPLHTLRADVDYGFAEAKTTYGVIGIKVWIYKGLISSEKEMKYASDAKEGEVQEVPKAEN from the coding sequence ATGGGTCAAAAGGTTTGCCCTATAGGTTTGCGTTTAGGTATTACCCAAGGGTGGAAATCCATTTGGTATGCAGATAAAAAAGACTTTGGCGCGCTGCTTGTTGAAGACCAAAAGATACGTAAAATAATAAAAAAAAGTTATGGCTTTGCTGGCATTCCGTGCATAGCAATCGAAAGAACACGTCAAGATGCAAAGATAACTCTTCATACGGCGCGTCCTGGTTTGATTATTGGCAGGAAGGGCGCAGAGGTTGATAAGTTAAAAGATGAAATCCAAAGATTTATTGGCCGTGAGGTTGTCATAAAGATAAAAGAAATTACCAGGCCTGAATTGTATGCGCAGCTTGTTGCGGAGAATATTGCTGAACAGTTGGAGAAGCGGGCTGCCTTTCGAAGAGCGATGAAAAAGGCGATGGACTCATCAGTAGATGCGGGTGCAAAAGGAGTCAAGATGCAGGTTGCAGGCAGGCTGGGTGGAGCTGAAATCGCCAGGACTGAAAAAATGTCATTTGGCAGCGTTCCTTTGCACACATTACGAGCTGATGTTGATTATGGCTTTGCAGAGGCAAAAACTACCTACGGGGTAATTGGGATAAAAGTGTGGATTTATAAAGGTTTGATAAGTTCGGAAAAGGAGATGAAGTATGCGTCTGATGCCAAAGAGGGTGAAGTTCAGGAAGTCCCAAAGGCAGAAAATTAA
- a CDS encoding type Z 30S ribosomal protein S14, producing MARKCLIEKSKKDPKYKTRQYNRCKLCGRRRAYFRRFQICRLCFRKLASKGEIPGVKKASW from the coding sequence ATGGCAAGAAAATGTCTTATTGAAAAATCGAAAAAAGATCCTAAATACAAAACGAGACAATATAACCGATGCAAATTATGTGGTCGGCGAAGGGCTTATTTTCGCAGATTTCAAATCTGCAGGCTTTGCTTTAGGAAACTCGCATCAAAGGGTGAGATTCCCGGGGTTAAGAAAGCCAGTTGGTAG
- the rplD gene encoding 50S ribosomal protein L4, which translates to MEIPVYNKQGEKIDRIQLDEKKFGAPIRTTLLRDVVIMYEANMRQGTASTKTKAEVAGGGKKPWVQKHTGRARAGSIRSPLWKGGGVAFGPKPRDYSYTVPKKAKKSALYSAVALRARDNELIVVDTIQFDIPKTKQMMDTLRVLGLYGESCLIVIPQKDENVWKSARNIPCVKVMTSSALNAYEILKPKKILLTRDALEKIQ; encoded by the coding sequence ATGGAAATACCGGTATACAACAAACAAGGTGAAAAGATAGATCGCATACAACTCGACGAAAAAAAATTTGGTGCACCTATTCGTACTACGCTGTTGCGAGATGTCGTTATCATGTATGAAGCAAATATGAGGCAAGGAACAGCCTCAACAAAGACAAAGGCAGAAGTGGCGGGTGGAGGAAAGAAACCGTGGGTTCAAAAGCATACCGGAAGGGCTAGAGCTGGGAGTATTAGATCTCCCCTTTGGAAGGGGGGGGGGGTTGCGTTTGGTCCAAAACCAAGAGATTATTCTTATACGGTTCCCAAAAAAGCGAAGAAATCTGCACTTTACTCTGCTGTGGCGTTACGGGCACGGGATAACGAATTGATTGTAGTTGATACTATTCAATTCGATATACCCAAAACCAAACAAATGATGGACACCTTAAGAGTGCTTGGCCTCTATGGAGAAAGTTGTCTGATTGTGATACCGCAAAAGGATGAAAACGTTTGGAAATCAGCGCGGAATATTCCGTGCGTGAAAGTTATGACGAGTTCGGCGCTGAATGCCTATGAAATTCTTAAGCCGAAAAAAATACTGCTAACGCGAGACGCTTTAGAAAAAATACAATAG
- the rplE gene encoding 50S ribosomal protein L5, whose product MARLIEKYKQQVVPQLIEKFKYKNTISVPRIQKIVVNMGIGRSTENKKLIEEATKHLTVITGQKPLVTKAKKAISGFKLRKDQAIGCKVTLRGRRMYEFLDRLISIVLPRIRDFRGLSPKSFDGRGNYTIGLTEQIVFPEITIESVEFVQGMDITIVVTGNSNEQSCMLLKLLGMPFRLE is encoded by the coding sequence ATGGCAAGACTGATAGAAAAATATAAACAACAAGTTGTACCGCAACTCATTGAAAAGTTTAAATACAAAAATACGATATCTGTGCCAAGGATCCAAAAGATTGTCGTTAATATGGGGATAGGTCGATCCACAGAAAACAAAAAACTTATAGAAGAGGCGACAAAGCATTTAACGGTAATCACCGGGCAAAAGCCGCTTGTTACAAAAGCGAAAAAGGCCATCTCTGGTTTTAAGCTCAGAAAAGATCAGGCTATTGGATGCAAGGTAACTCTTCGTGGCAGAAGAATGTATGAGTTTTTAGACCGGTTAATCAGCATTGTATTGCCAAGGATCAGAGATTTTCGTGGACTTTCCCCAAAGTCGTTTGACGGGAGAGGTAACTACACAATAGGTCTAACAGAACAGATTGTATTTCCTGAAATAACGATTGAATCAGTTGAATTTGTTCAGGGGATGGATATCACCATAGTAGTAACCGGCAACTCGAATGAACAATCTTGCATGTTGTTAAAATTATTAGGGATGCCTTTTAGATTAGAATAG
- the rplX gene encoding 50S ribosomal protein L24 — MTMHVRMNDLVAVMAGNEAGKTGKVIRVLTDKKRVMIKGVNLVYKHSKPSQKNPQGGRIEKEASIAIANVLPVCQNKSCKKGNKGVRTRKKILENGAKLRVCAYCDSEIMATE, encoded by the coding sequence ATGACTATGCATGTTCGCATGAATGATCTAGTGGCAGTGATGGCTGGTAATGAGGCTGGAAAAACCGGGAAAGTGATCAGGGTTTTGACAGATAAGAAACGGGTTATGATAAAAGGGGTTAACTTAGTTTATAAGCATTCAAAACCAAGCCAAAAGAATCCTCAGGGAGGAAGAATAGAAAAAGAAGCTTCTATCGCTATAGCAAACGTATTGCCGGTATGTCAGAATAAAAGTTGTAAAAAGGGTAATAAGGGGGTACGAACGAGAAAGAAGATTCTGGAAAATGGCGCTAAACTACGTGTGTGTGCATATTGTGATTCTGAAATAATGGCGACTGAATGA
- the rpmC gene encoding 50S ribosomal protein L29 → MKPIEIRSKSKQEILDEIDASRRSLLNMQFQWLAGETRNPAQRRDIKKSIARLKTVMREMELGIQPKSQGEGVGK, encoded by the coding sequence TTGAAACCTATTGAAATACGAAGCAAATCGAAGCAAGAAATATTGGATGAAATTGATGCTAGCAGACGTTCATTGCTAAATATGCAGTTTCAGTGGTTGGCCGGCGAAACGAGAAATCCGGCGCAGAGAAGAGATATTAAAAAGAGCATTGCGCGTTTAAAAACGGTTATGAGAGAAATGGAATTAGGAATACAACCTAAATCTCAAGGTGAAGGAGTTGGCAAGTAA
- the rplB gene encoding 50S ribosomal protein L2, whose amino-acid sequence MGIVFYKPVTAGRRFASVSDFSEITKKKPEKSLLEPKKKTGGRNTEGKITAEHIGGGSRRHYRIIDFKRKKDNIPAKVAGIEYDPNRSARIALLHYADGEKRYILAPDNLRVGQMLMSGEKVEPEVGNCMPLKSIPLGLEIHNIEMRVGQGGQLVRSAGGTAKLMAKEGNYAHIVLPSGEVRKIFYGCRATIGKIGNAEHSNVRLGKAGRKRWKGRRPHVRGVAQNPVAHPLGGGEGRSGGGRHPCSRTGLLAKGGKTRKKKSLSNKFIIRRRRIGARGNR is encoded by the coding sequence ATGGGTATTGTTTTTTACAAACCAGTGACAGCCGGAAGAAGATTTGCGAGTGTTTCTGACTTTTCTGAAATTACTAAAAAGAAGCCGGAAAAATCGTTATTGGAACCTAAGAAAAAAACCGGTGGCAGAAACACGGAAGGCAAAATAACGGCCGAACACATTGGTGGTGGAAGCAGGCGTCATTATAGAATTATCGATTTTAAACGGAAAAAAGATAATATCCCTGCAAAGGTTGCTGGTATAGAATATGATCCGAATCGGTCTGCACGTATAGCGCTTCTGCATTATGCTGATGGTGAAAAACGATATATTCTTGCCCCAGATAATCTGCGAGTTGGCCAGATGTTAATGTCGGGAGAAAAAGTAGAGCCGGAAGTTGGTAATTGTATGCCGCTTAAAAGTATTCCTTTGGGTTTAGAGATTCACAACATCGAGATGCGTGTTGGCCAGGGTGGTCAGTTAGTTCGTTCCGCTGGTGGAACGGCAAAGCTTATGGCGAAGGAAGGGAATTACGCACACATTGTTCTTCCGTCAGGCGAAGTAAGAAAAATCTTTTACGGTTGCAGAGCTACCATTGGAAAGATTGGAAATGCGGAACATAGTAATGTACGATTGGGAAAGGCTGGCAGGAAGAGGTGGAAAGGGAGAAGGCCTCATGTTCGAGGTGTCGCTCAAAATCCGGTAGCGCATCCATTAGGTGGTGGAGAAGGAAGAAGCGGCGGCGGAAGACATCCGTGTTCAAGGACTGGTCTGCTGGCTAAGGGCGGTAAAACGAGAAAAAAGAAATCGTTAAGTAATAAGTTTATTATTCGTAGAAGAAGGATTGGTGCGAGGGGTAATCGGTAA
- the rpsQ gene encoding 30S ribosomal protein S17, whose amino-acid sequence MDTDNVRVRRRKVVGMVIGDKMQKTIVVEVTRMIRHSRYGKYIKRSIIYKAHDENRQAKVGDKVEIIETRPLSKTKFTRLVRIVEKANR is encoded by the coding sequence ATGGATACGGATAATGTGAGAGTTAGAAGAAGGAAGGTTGTAGGAATGGTAATTGGCGATAAGATGCAGAAGACCATTGTCGTAGAAGTGACGCGTATGATAAGACATTCGAGATATGGTAAGTATATAAAAAGGTCAATAATTTACAAAGCGCACGATGAGAACAGACAGGCAAAGGTTGGCGACAAAGTGGAGATCATTGAAACAAGGCCATTGAGCAAAACAAAATTTACAAGATTAGTTCGCATCGTTGAAAAAGCAAACCGTTAG
- the rplP gene encoding 50S ribosomal protein L16, which translates to MRLMPKRVKFRKSQRQKIKGNATRCNTVAFGEFGLQSLEPGWITAQQLEAGRVSASQYLPREGQLTIRVFPHKSVSSKPIETRMGKGKGEPEFWVAVVKPGTMLYELGGVNEEIARQTFNRIAHKMPVKVRLVQRRKTI; encoded by the coding sequence ATGCGTCTGATGCCAAAGAGGGTGAAGTTCAGGAAGTCCCAAAGGCAGAAAATTAAGGGGAATGCGACCAGATGCAATACGGTTGCCTTTGGTGAGTTTGGTTTGCAATCTTTGGAGCCAGGCTGGATAACTGCGCAGCAACTTGAAGCAGGAAGGGTGTCCGCATCACAGTATCTTCCAAGAGAGGGGCAGTTGACAATACGAGTTTTTCCTCATAAGTCTGTTTCCTCAAAGCCAATAGAAACCCGTATGGGTAAAGGAAAGGGTGAGCCTGAGTTTTGGGTTGCCGTGGTAAAACCGGGTACGATGCTTTATGAACTTGGTGGCGTTAATGAGGAGATCGCCAGACAAACGTTTAACAGAATTGCTCATAAAATGCCTGTGAAAGTAAGGCTCGTGCAGAGGAGAAAAACAATTTGA
- the rpsS gene encoding 30S ribosomal protein S19 → MSRSVKKGPYLDSKLMKKVLKQKESGGNEPIKTWSRSCTIAPEFVSHTFMIHNGKIFQKLFVTDDMVGHKLGEFAQTRIFRAHGGVKKKETPHG, encoded by the coding sequence ATGAGTCGTTCAGTAAAAAAAGGACCATATCTTGACAGCAAATTAATGAAAAAGGTGCTCAAACAAAAGGAGTCTGGTGGAAATGAACCGATAAAGACGTGGTCTCGAAGTTGTACAATCGCGCCGGAATTTGTATCTCACACCTTTATGATTCACAACGGCAAAATATTTCAAAAGCTTTTTGTTACCGACGACATGGTTGGTCATAAGCTTGGTGAGTTTGCTCAGACAAGGATTTTTAGAGCGCATGGCGGTGTGAAAAAGAAGGAAACGCCTCATGGTTAA